The Myxococcus virescens region CAACTGGAAGTAGACGGAGAAGGCACGCAGCACCGGCTCGGCCCGTTCCAGCGGCAGGCGTTGGAGCACCTCCGCCAGCTCGGCCGCCACCGCGCGCCGGCCGGCCATGGGGCCTCGGCGGCGCTGGATGGCGAGGCGGCGCACTTCTTCTTCCAGGTCGAAGAGCGCCTGCCCCTCCTGTTCGACGAGGACTTCTCCCAGGAGCCGGCCAAGCAGGCGGACATCCCGGCGCAGCGGCTGATCCACGGCACGCAGTCGGGCCATATGGTGCGACGGTAGCCGCTGAGCAGCGAACTGGCCCGCATTTCCGCGCGAGAAAGTGACGTGCGCCCGCGAATCACGGCGATGCGTCTGTCATTCCCGACCGACTCGGCCCCGCAACGCGCCAGCACGCGCCACCGCCCGAAAGCCACCCGGCCCCGTGGCTCCTGAGCCACACGCCCGCCCGGTCCAGGCCTTGCACAACAGCCCTCCCGTGGGCCGCGAACGACACCGCGGCCGAGGAGCTTGTCGCCATGTGGACGATGCGGGGGTGGAAGGTGACGTTGCTGTGTGGCTGGCTGGCCGCGCCGGTGGCCCTGGCCGAGACGGCGATGCTCGACGGGGTGCCCAGGGAGGCGAGGGCCGCGCGTGGCGCGGAGCTGCTCCCCTCCGAGCCCATGTTCCCCGACGCGGGCCCGGGTGAGGTGGACGGCCCCGTCCTTCGCTACGCGGAGCCGGTGTCCTGCCCCGCTGCGCCCGAGGGCCGGGTGTGGGTGGCGGAGACGCAGGCGTGCGACGACGCCGGCTGCGAATCGCTCACGACGGTGTGGGCGGGCTCGTGGACCGTCGAGGACGCGGGGCTGGAGGTGCGCTGTGAGACGGACCGCGTGGTGCTGGCCGCGGGCGAATGGCGGATGGTGCTCACGCCAGGCGCGGGCGGCGGCCTGGAGGTGAGTGAGTTGACGCCGCCGGAGCCCGAGTCGCTGTCGGCGGCGCGTCCCTCGGAGACACCGGCCTCCGAGGACTGAGCCGGGCTACACGCCGATGCGGCGGAGCATCAGGATGGGGCCTTCATCCAGGCGCCTGTCCCGCAGGTCGATCTCGCAGTCGATCATCCAGTCGCCGTGCCCTTCCGGGTCGATGATGCGCTGCTGGGTCTCCCACAGTCGCGTGCCGGACTCCTTCAAGAAGGTGTTGGCGGGCTTCCGCGCCTGGGGCGTGAGCACCACGACCTTGTGCTCCTCGAAGTACGGCGCCATGGCCTGCTCCAGCTTGGGGGCCGTCCATTCGCCCAGCGCGTTGTCCAGCATGGCCAGCGCGTCCATGTAGCGCTTCTGGCCCAGCGCCTTGAGCAGCCGGTGCAGCTCCTCGCGCACGCGCGCGGCGAAGGCCTTCGGGTCGTCGGTGAGCTCCTTCGGCTTGAGCTCCACCACCGGCTTCGCCTCGACGGCGGCGTCCGGGTTGCGCATGCGCTCCCACTCATCCAGCAGGCTGGAGTCCACCTGCCGGAGCGTGGCGCGCAGGTGGTCGATGAAGTCCTCCACCTCCTCCGTGCGGAAGCGCTCCGGCACCGTCTGCACCAGCGTCTTGTACGTGTCATTCACGTACCGCAGCAGCACGCCCTCGCTGCGCTGCAGGCCGTACTCACGGATGTAGTCCGGGAAGGACATGAACCGCTCGAACATGTCCCGGACAATGGACTTGGGCCGGATGTTCTCCTCGCCCACCCACGGGTGCTTCTGCGCGAACTTGTTGAAGGTGCCGTAGATGAAGTCGCGGTTGGGCTTGGGCCACTCGAGCTTCTCGAGCTCCGCCATGCGGTCGTCGTACTCCACGCCCTGCGCCTTCAGCTCGTTGATCTTCTCGCCCTTGAGCTGGTTGAGCTGCGCGTAGAGCACCACGTCCGGGTTCTCCAGGATGGCCTCCACCAGCGACACCACGTCGAGCGCGTACGTGTCCGTCGTCGGATCCAACAGCTCCAGCGTGTCGAGCAGGTACAGCGACAGCGTGTGGTTGAGGCTGAAGTCGTGCTGCATCTCCCCCGCCACCTTCACCGTGGCACCCGAGCCGCCCTGCCCCTTCTCCACCTCGATGATTTCCGCCTCGCGCAGCGTGCGGAAGTCGCGCGCGGCCTCCTTGAGGTGCCGGCGCTTGAGGTAGTCCGAGTCGTGGCTGCGCTGCACCAGCGTCACCAGCCGCTTGTACCCGCCGTTGCCTTCCGTCTGGTGGTCGCTCTGGAGCAGGTTGAGAATCATGCCGTGCGACACCGCGAAGCGGGACTCCAGCGGCTCCGGCATGCCGTTCTGGAGCCGCTCGAAGGTGCTCCGGTCGTACTGCACGAAGTTCTTCTGCGGCGGCTTGGCCTTGGGCGTCTTCTTCTTGCCCGCGGCCTCCTTGGCGGCCAGCTTGATGTTCTCGATGACATACTCGGGCGCCTGGGCCACCACGCTGCCCTGGGTGTCGAAGCCCTTGCGGCCCGCGCGGCCGGCGATCTGCTGGAAGTCGCGCACGCTCAGCGTGGTCAGCTTCTCGCCGTTGAACTTGAAGAGCTGCGTGAAGAGCACCGTGCGGATGGGGATGTTGACGCCCACGCCCAGCGTGTCCGTGCCGCTGATGACCTTGAGGTGTCCGTGCTGGGCCAGCTTCTCCACCAGCAGGCGGTACTTGGGCAGCAGGCCGGCGTGGTGCATGCCGATGCCGTGGCGCAGGAAGCGCTGGAACTCCTTGCCATAGGGCGTGTCGAAGGGCGCGTCCTGGAGCGCCAGCCGGATGGCCTCCTTCTCCTCCTTGGTGGAGAAGTCCACGCTCATCAGGTTCTGTGCCTGCTCGGCGGCGGTGCGCTGGGTGAAGTTCACCAGGTAGATGGGGTACTTCCCGCGAGCAATCAGGTCTTCAATCGTCTCGTGCAGCGGCGACTCGCGGTAGTCGAAGTCCAGCGGCACGGGCCGCTCGGCGCTGCGCACGGTGGCCACTTCCCGGCCGGTGAGCTTCGCCAGGCTCTCCTCGATGACGTGCGTGGGGCCCAGCGTGGCGGACATCAGCAGGAAGGTGGTGTCCGGCAGCGCGATGAGCGGCAACTGCCAGGCCACGCCGCGCTCGCGGTCCGAGTAGTAGTGGAACTCGTCCATGACGACGTAGTCCACGCGGGCGCTCGCGTCACGCAGGGCCAGGTTGGCGAGGATTTCGGCGGTGCAGCAGATGATGGGTGCGTCGCGGTTGATGCTCGCGTCGCCGGTGAGCATGCCCACGTTCTCCGCGCCGAAGGCGTCGCAGAGGGCGAAGAACTTCTCGTTCACCAGGGCCTTGATGGGGCAGGTGTAGAAGGAGACCTTCCCCTCCGCCATGGCCTTGAAGTGGAGCGCCGTCGCCACCAGCGACTTGCCGGAGCCGGTGGGCGTCTTGAGGAACAGGTGCTTGCCCGCCAGCAGCTCCAGGATGGCCTCTTCCTGGGCGGAATAGAGGCTCAAGCCATTGGCCGCCACGTAGCCGACGAAGCGGTTGAGGATTTCATCCGCGTCCAGGGGCGGTTCGCCCTTCTTGGGGAGCAGTGCGGCGAGCGGAGCTTGGGTTTCAGGGGTGGCCATCACCCGTGGACAATAGGCGGCGCGCCCGGCCCCTACCGGGAAAATCGCAATCGGCGGCACGGGGCGTGACGGCAGGCGCCCCCTTCCCGCACGGAAGGGCCGGGGGAAGGCCCCCTGGAGGGGTGTCCGCGAGTCTCCGGGCGCAAGGTCCGCGGGCGCGATACCCGGGCCCCGGCCCCCTCCATACCGTTGCCCCTGGACTGAAGATCAGGGGGTGGGGATGCGGACAACCGTCAGACAGAAGATGACGCGCCTCAAGCGCGCGGCACTGCTGGGAGGTCTGGCTTCCGCGCCCTGCCTCTGGAGCGGCTGTGAGCAGCGACGGGACCCCACGGTGGGCGAGGCCGATGTTGCCGAGGCCCCGGTTGTCGCGGGGCTGGAAGGCGGCCCCCCCACCGACACGATTCCAACCGCTGACGGCGGGAATGCTGGCGAAGGGCCGGGCCAGGCACCAGGCCACGCCGACACCGGCACGGGGGGGGCGGGAGCCCACGGCGGGACCGGCAGCCGGAGCGAGACTCCAGGCGCGAGCGCATACATGCCCGGCAGCGGCCCGCGGCACAGCGGCAGCAGAGCCGGTGGTGGCAGCGCCCCCCGGAACAGCGGCGGTTGGACCGTTGGTGGCAGTGGCCCGCGTGACAGCGGCAGCCGGGCCGCTGGTGGTAGCGGCGCTGGCCGAGGTGGCTTCGGAGGCGGGGGCAGCCTCACGGGTGGCCACAGCGCCACCGGTGGGGACAGCCTGTCG contains the following coding sequences:
- a CDS encoding DEAD/DEAH box helicase: MATPETQAPLAALLPKKGEPPLDADEILNRFVGYVAANGLSLYSAQEEAILELLAGKHLFLKTPTGSGKSLVATALHFKAMAEGKVSFYTCPIKALVNEKFFALCDAFGAENVGMLTGDASINRDAPIICCTAEILANLALRDASARVDYVVMDEFHYYSDRERGVAWQLPLIALPDTTFLLMSATLGPTHVIEESLAKLTGREVATVRSAERPVPLDFDYRESPLHETIEDLIARGKYPIYLVNFTQRTAAEQAQNLMSVDFSTKEEKEAIRLALQDAPFDTPYGKEFQRFLRHGIGMHHAGLLPKYRLLVEKLAQHGHLKVISGTDTLGVGVNIPIRTVLFTQLFKFNGEKLTTLSVRDFQQIAGRAGRKGFDTQGSVVAQAPEYVIENIKLAAKEAAGKKKTPKAKPPQKNFVQYDRSTFERLQNGMPEPLESRFAVSHGMILNLLQSDHQTEGNGGYKRLVTLVQRSHDSDYLKRRHLKEAARDFRTLREAEIIEVEKGQGGSGATVKVAGEMQHDFSLNHTLSLYLLDTLELLDPTTDTYALDVVSLVEAILENPDVVLYAQLNQLKGEKINELKAQGVEYDDRMAELEKLEWPKPNRDFIYGTFNKFAQKHPWVGEENIRPKSIVRDMFERFMSFPDYIREYGLQRSEGVLLRYVNDTYKTLVQTVPERFRTEEVEDFIDHLRATLRQVDSSLLDEWERMRNPDAAVEAKPVVELKPKELTDDPKAFAARVREELHRLLKALGQKRYMDALAMLDNALGEWTAPKLEQAMAPYFEEHKVVVLTPQARKPANTFLKESGTRLWETQQRIIDPEGHGDWMIDCEIDLRDRRLDEGPILMLRRIGV